In the Dolichospermum flos-aquae CCAP 1403/13F genome, AGTAGTGCATAGCCTTGTTTTTGCAAGTCTGGACTTACACCCATACCATCTGCTTGCTCTACAGTTCCTTCTGTAACCAAAGCCGCACAAGTTGTACAAACACCAGCGCCGCAAGAAGTTGGTAGGTCTAAACCAGTAGCTGAGGCGGCGTTGAGAATAGTTTCATCTTCAGGAACTTGCAGAGTATATGTTGTACCTTGGTGGTTAATTTCTACGGTGTAAGTTTTGGACATATATAGCAGCAATTTTTGACGACAGACAAATATCTTATTCTACTTGATCATATATAGCAATCTTGTCTGATCTGAGAAAGTTTATCTTTTTTAATGTTGCTAACTTTTTAGAGGATATTTGTACAAAATATATTTTACCTGCTTTGGTGCGTTCAGGGTGGGATATCACCAAGCAAGTCCGAGAACAGGTATATTTTACTGATGGTTGGATTTATGTTCAAGGGAATCAAACACGCCGGGGAAAGGCGAAAAAAGCCGATTATATTCTTTTGGACTAGATAACGCCAGGATTCTGGTTTAAGTGGCCTCGTTGAACCAGGAATCCCAGTGTCTTTAGACCGGGGAGTGTCAATTCGTATCCGCTCAATAAAAAGAGTGAAAATGTCAGAATCAGGATTTTTGATTGTTGTTGGGTTGATAAAATTTGGGAATTTTTCCTATCATCCTGTAAATCCTTAAATCTTGTAAATCATGATTCTGACAGATTAATCCTATTGAAAACGATAATTGCGATAGCCACGTTCACCATTCGCATCTCTTATGGATAAACCCGTAGGAATAGCATTACCTTGAGGATCTACTTTTACCCTGACTAAAATTGGTTGTTGTCTACCATTTCTGTTTTCCTGAACTTGTGAAATATCTTCATTAATCTGTTGTCTTTGTTCTTCAGGAATGAAATAGTTTTCCAACCCATAATTAATTAAACCGTCTTGATAATTACCTTTTAAAGCTACCTGATTATTAGATAAATCAACAGGGCGATTACTACTTACTCGGATAGGTTTCCAAGATTGGAGTTCATTCCTATCAAAAGATTGTCGTTCTTGCAAAATTAGATATAAGGTACTTCCTTGGGAAATTTGTCTACCTCTGCGGGAATTTCTTCGCAACCAATTATTCCAACCTGGTAATCTTCTCAAAGTTTCGGGACGAGAAATATTATAATCCAAGTTCAATGAAGAACCTCGGACAACATCATTAGGATTTATAGCTACAGTTTGCAAAATTACCGTCTTACCAGTCATGTCTGTATACATGGCTTGAGAAGGTACAGCCAAAATTAAACCTACTTGAACCAATAAAGGGGCAATTAATCGCCAAATTGGTAAAGGTTTATTAGCTTTCTGTTCTGTAGCAATAAGATAATCCCGAAAGGTTAACTTTTCAGAAAATTGCATTTCTGGGTTTGAGGTTTTTTTTGATTCAGGGAAGTCATTTTTCATGGGATTAATTTAGTAATTGGTAATAGATAATAGGGAAAAATACTTTTCCCATTACTGCTAATTTTTAGATAGGAATTTATCCGCAGAGATTTATATAGCAAGAATTCAGGAGTCACCGAGTCAGGAGAAAGAAAGTAAGAGTCAAAATCTAATTTTGTGCGAGTAATGTAGCAATATCCGGCAGAATATCCCCTATTAATTTGTTTTAACTGCTGAATTATTCTTGATGAATATGTCTTCATTCTGATTGAAAATTATCCCATTAATCACCTCTGTTATCACGTCTGTTGTCATCTCTATTATCTCCTCTACTACTTCTATAATCACTCCCACTATTGCTTCTTTTGTCACCTCTATTATCGCTATTGTCTCCTCTACTACTTCTATAATCACTCCAATCACTCCCACTATTGCTTCTTTTGTCACCTCTATTATCGTTATTGCCTCCACTACTACTTCTATAATCACTCCCACTATTGCTTCTTTTGTCACCTCTATTATCGTTATTGCCTCCACTACTACTTCTGTAATCACTCCCACTATTGCTTCTTTTATCACCTCTGTTATCGCTATTGTCTCCATGACTACTTTTATTCCCAGTATTCACGCTATTCACGCTATTCCCACTACCACCACTATTCCCGCTACCACCGCTATTTCCACTATTCCCGCTACCACCACTATTCCCGCTATTCCCGCTATTCCCGCTATTCCCGCTATTCCCACTATTTCCGCTATTCCCGCTACCACCGCTATTTCCGCTATTCCCGCTACCACCGCTATTTCCGCTATTCCCGCTACCACCGCTATTTCCACTATTTCCGCTATTCCCGCTATTTCCGCTATTCCCGCTATTTCCGCTATTCCCGCTACCACCACTATTACTAGTTTTAGAAGTAGTAAAACGACTTTCAAACCAAAGTCCGGCTGCAATGAGAGAATAACCGCAAATACCAAATACTAAAGCCCGGAAAAGAACCTCAGTATTATATTCTAAAACCCGGCTGATGATTTGCAAGGTAAATAATAATATACCACACCAAAAGGCGGTTCTTTTCCGTAATTTCAACCCTTCTTGAACTAATCCCCAGGCTAATATTGCCAACAAAATGTTGAAGATAAAAATGCCTAGTTCAGTAATTCTGGTGATAGCTTGATGCCAAAAGGGAGTAATCAGAATGAACCCCAAAAAAGTAGTAATAATGCCAATTCTGAAAAATACTTCCCGACGAAGTGGACTGTTGCTTTGACGAATTAGAAACAACCATTGCAACACTGCCAAACCGCTGAGAATTCCTAAATCAATAATGGGTAAAGATGGCAATACATTCGATAAATTACTAGTTTGATCGAAGGGATTTAAAAATGATAAACTGCTACTAGAGTCTACAGATTCCCATTGAGAACGAAAAGACAAAAGATAGAAAACTACCCCAAAACAGATCAAGCCTAAATTACGTGCCAGAGGTTGAAACAATCTATAATTAACTGTGGGAAAAAGTAAATCGTCATAACTCCAAAGTAAGGCAGGTGGCAAAGCCAAAGCAAAGGAAGCTATCCAAGAAGCTAGATCAGAAAATGTTAAGAGTGGTAAAGGTCTGAGGTTATATTGCAAAGATATAATAAATGCCACAACTCCCA is a window encoding:
- a CDS encoding GDYXXLXY domain-containing protein encodes the protein MKNDFPESKKTSNPEMQFSEKLTFRDYLIATEQKANKPLPIWRLIAPLLVQVGLILAVPSQAMYTDMTGKTVILQTVAINPNDVVRGSSLNLDYNISRPETLRRLPGWNNWLRRNSRRGRQISQGSTLYLILQERQSFDRNELQSWKPIRVSSNRPVDLSNNQVALKGNYQDGLINYGLENYFIPEEQRQQINEDISQVQENRNGRQQPILVRVKVDPQGNAIPTGLSIRDANGERGYRNYRFQ
- a CDS encoding 2Fe-2S iron-sulfur cluster-binding protein, yielding MSKTYTVEINHQGTTYTLQVPEDETILNAASATGLDLPTSCGAGVCTTCAALVTEGTVEQADGMGVSPDLQKQGYALLCVAKPLSDLKIETEKEDIVYQAQFGKG